The Candidatus Limnocylindrales bacterium genome has a segment encoding these proteins:
- a CDS encoding CoA-binding protein: MNKYMGKFAGIETGNFSLSTRDILLKYKNIAMVGLSPEPSRPSYRAAIHMKSQGYKIFPVNPNYEEILGLRCYKSLKDIPEPVEIVDIFRKPEDVPPIVEEAIAIGAKVIWMQLGIINEEAAKRAREAGLEVVMDRCVKIEHCRFFQGLNLVGLNTGVITSRKI, translated from the coding sequence ATGAACAAATACATGGGAAAATTTGCAGGAATCGAAACCGGTAATTTCTCTCTATCAACCCGAGATATTTTACTTAAGTATAAAAATATCGCCATGGTTGGGCTTTCTCCAGAACCTTCTCGTCCGAGCTACCGGGCGGCTATTCATATGAAAAGCCAGGGGTATAAAATATTCCCTGTAAATCCCAATTATGAGGAAATTTTAGGTCTTCGCTGCTATAAGTCCCTTAAAGATATTCCGGAACCTGTAGAGATTGTGGATATCTTTCGAAAGCCAGAGGACGTACCCCCTATTGTGGAAGAAGCCATTGCTATTGGAGCGAAAGTCATCTGGATGCAACTGGGAATTATCAACGAAGAAGCGGCTAAACGTGCCAGGGAGGCTGGCTTAGAAGTTGTAATGGATCGTTGTGTGAAAATAGAACATTGCCGGTTTTTCCAGGGCCTTAATTTGGTAGGACTTAATACGGGGGTTATTACGTCTAGAAAGATTTAA